The genomic interval tacaatgaaggagactctgctagtgcgattttcgaccgccttggattaacaaccccctgggttgtaaccaagttaaaagtctgtctctcttctatttctgctttttatttttattattgttgctatctatttgagttgaaagacgaggagggtatacttttattttttcaggcaattcacctctctcttgccagcctccgctgcaccaacaattggtatcagagccagaccgcctcagaaggactaaccgccgactgaagcataaCGATCAAGACCGGagtgaatattcatcccccgaagttcgacggagacttcgcgacgtggaaacgcggaatggaggtatttttcaagacagaatttgatatttgtttaatcatgaaatatgactatgtagttccaaaagacaaagaagaattcaaCTGAGCAAAGAAGAAGCAGGCAgaattcgtggccaacggaaaggcggaattCCACCTACTAAGCGTGttgccaccccaggaggtaagtcggatcggaagctacaattccgctaaagacctctgggacAAATTCTAGagtttcacgaaggtacctcggaagctaagctagcgaggcgcgacatcctccggacccagttaacgaaccttcggatgaacagtggcgagaaggtagcgcaactccaagcaaggattaaggagctaataactcaactaagcaatcttggagaagaagtatcgAACCGGAACTCGATTCGGTACGTGCTCAacaccttcccaagaactccagaatgagcgtccttagtagatgcatactacatctctaaggacttcgaggtaaatactttagaaaatttattttcaacttttgaacttcacgaatctcgagtttcagagcccaatgaagtagagaagactagttagaacattgccttaaatgCAAGAATAAACAATCTCACTCCGAAACCTCGAATGACCAAACGGAAGCGGCATTACTGGTAAAgcatttcaataagttttttaattctaataaatttagatcgcagacaaagaggcataAGCGAAAGAGAAgaatggttcgttgctacaactacaacgaagaagggcatatcaaggatgactgcccaaaattaaagaaaaatgagaaagagaaggaaaagacaaaatacaagaaaccagaatcctccaagcacaagaatctgaaagtCACTTGGTTAGATTCATCTTCTTCTTAATTAGACATCGAAGCCTTCTCCGGATTAgcgctgatggccaaccatcttcccgaagatgactcaagctcaaaaatgagcatagatgaagggggaggaacttcagacgaagaaagcgacgatgaagggggagcatcaccgagtcaggtaagtcaggtacgtaatctaacccctactcaatcatttcagtttattaaatctctttctaaataattgttcaaattagaaaaaaaaaatgctgaattgaaattaaacctagcaaaagcatgaccactagaaatgtatgttaatctaaaattagaaaatgaaaaattagcagttgaaattgaaaaattgaaatatgatgcatgtttaaaacaaatatttttcataaatcaaaacttaaaatttatgaaaaattaaactggtatgttaaacatcatcaaggtcaacttaggaaaattctcaagaatcatataccccctaagtttttgactaatccaataagaaggaacctctattggattccaaaatctgtcctaaattaaattttttgggCTTTcggcaagaaaattaaacgttaaaatttctttataaagttttgtctaaagaagtggttgttgctccaataaccaagaagacataGTGCCTCgcaacgacctggaagctgaaatattgaaatacaatgtttaattaactttctgaaaaaacattaaactataattaaataatactttgaaagttttttttttaaatattgtctttggtgtagtgttaaataggcaagagttctcacaccataggttagataagaacaaatatgataggaaaactaataatctaagatttggaacatggaatataggaactctcactggtaaatcaatggaggtagtagatatgatgattaggagaaaaattaatattttatgtgtacaagagacaaaatggacaggtgagaagacaaagatgatagagaactcgagttttaagttatggtacactggaaaaagtaaaacaagaaatggagtgggtattattgtagatagtttgttaaaggatgaagttgtaggagtagttagaaaaggggatagaattataactcttaagataatagtggcgaaagaaactatgaacataattagcgtatatgcaccacaagtaggattagatgaagctatcaaattaaggttttgggaggacttagatgaaatattacaaaatatttcaccaaatgaaatgattttaataggaggtgatctaaatgggcatgtcggagtgaaaaatgaggaatatgagagagtacatgggagttatggattTGGAATGAGGAATAAGgaagagaaaactatattagattttgcaataacatatgaccttatattagctaatacgttttttaagaaaagagaagaacacttagtcacattcaaaagtgggaataataaatctcaaattgactttcttatagttaggaaaaaggatagaaagatttgtaaagattgcaaagtcatccctggagaaagcttaactacccaacatagggtagtagtgttggataaaggcctcaaacatagtatcaatagaaagaaaatatatacaattcctagaattaagtgatggaagttaaaggatgggaagcaacatatatataaggagaaggtagaagtacaagcattaggtgagaTATACGATGACTAAtataacatgggataagatggtatcaaagttgaaaatagtagctaagagtgtactcggtgagtcaaaagggacatgcaccactaagtaaagaatcttggtggtggaatgagaaagtacaagagagtGTAggaaaaaacgaatagcttataagaaattatatatttgtaagaacgaggaaaacttaaaaaaaatatacaataaccaagaaagaagctaataaagtagtgagtgaagcaaaaaatgaaacttttaaacggttatatcaaaaattggatacaaaagaaggggaaagagacatttatagaatagctaaagtgagagaaagaaaaacaagagatcttagccaaataaaatgtattaaagataaatgcaatagggtattagtaaacgatggagaaaaaaaagagcggtggaagcggtattttcatcaactttttaatgaaggtttaggtgaccaacttaacttaggtaatttaattaggtcaaatgagcatagaaattttaatttttatcgtaaaattcaaacttcagaagtaaaacaaactttaaatgagatgcacaatggaaaagccgttggaccagataatattccaatagaggtatggaagtgcttagggaaacaaggtattgaatggcttataaaattatttaacatgatattgaaaacgaaaagaatgtctgatcaatggaggataagtactctagttcccttatataagaacaagggagacatacaaaattgtgcaaactataggtgtattaaactaatgagtcatactatgaaactttggaaaaaagtaatagaaaaaattttaaagaaagagaccacagtgacagaaaatcaatttgggttcatgcctagaaggtcgacaatagaagctatacatctccttagacaattaattgaaaaatatcgagagcaaaaacaagatctacacatgggattcattaacttagaaaaagcttatgatagagtcccaagagaacttatatggagaattttagaaaagagaggtattaacgtaacatatattgaactaattaaggatatgtatgaggatgtaacgaccagagtaaagacttcaggcggagtaactgaagcatttctaataaagatagagttacatcaaggattagccctaagtccttatctttttacactaattatagacgaactcactgtgcacattcaagacacagtaccgtggtgcatgttatttgcagatgatattattttggtagatgagacacgtgaaggagtaaatgttaagctagaatcttggagggaaacactagaagggaaaggttttaagcttagtagattaaagacggaatatatggaatttaagtttagcaatattagaagtaatgaaacaattgttaagataggagaggacgagttgcctggaaccgagagatttaaatatttaggatcatttttacaaaatgatggagggattgagagaaatgtctttcatagaatacaagcaggatgggtgaaatggaggggagcgtcgagtgttttatgtgaccgtaaagtacctcttaaacttaaaggtaagttctataaaaccgcagttagacctgctatgttatatggagctgaatgttgggctatgactcgagcacatgagcagaagatgagagttgcagagatgaggatgttaaggtggatgtgtggacatacgaggatggacaaaataagaaatgagagcattagagagaaagtaggagttgcatctattgaggaaaaactcagagagacacgtttaagatggtacggacatgtacttagacgaccaataaatgctccagttaggcgatgtgaaactatgataaacatgcatataaaacgaggaagaggaagaccaaaaaagacttggttagcaacaataaaacaagataaaatttatttaaatatagatgatgatataataggagatagagttcaatggcgtaaaaggattcatatagccgaccccacctagtgggaaaaggcttggttgttgttgttgttgttgttgtattgtctttgaaaatcttcaaattttttttacttagatttttttaaagtcattttacttagaatttttttttcaaaattctgaaAAGTCATTTAACTCTGAGTTAGAAATATTTTACTtggaaaatactaaaaatttgctaaatatcatattatcttattattaccctatttttgctgtgatcaaaggggaagagaaaggtacaagtttatggggagagatttttttttgaaaaactctgagttttaaaaatatttttgaaaaattttgtttaaactcttaattaaatggttacaattttatttattacaaatttatgcttaacatgttagtttagtaatttcctttaaaatttctGTTTGTTTacttataccctaacttgaacttaggttgatgcacatcaaaaagggggagattgttgaaccccgtggttgttttgatgtgatcaaccaagttggttaggtcatgctttgtgtttgatctctgtgtctgagtgtgcaggagcttaggagtgcaggaagtcgagcagaagacgcggctagtgagaaggacgatacgggaagggagccaacatgcttggtgcgtccgaaggacgagagagctgcggaagagtactccggtgggcgagaagaacgtgtgcgacgttcgagggacgttaagccggggaggaaggctgctcgaggagaaggccgggaattgggttcaggtgagtcctattccggttggccgcaatcacctaaaagaacggagcttcggatgTCAAAGCGAAGGAAACAGCGAGCTGGAAgtcaagctcaaggcgccttgaacaaagcATGGAGGCCCCTTCATGGGctcgttgaaggcaccttcatgactcattgaaggcaccttcatgactcattgaaggcgccttgagttggTCAAACTgatcgtttgcgctgcggataaagttttatccacctactcgatggaggcactttggacctcagttggaggcgccttggacctccgaGATAAGATTTCCAAAGGCTATATAaaaacccctggagctaggaattaggaATCAACTCAgtaatcaactctgtattcattcctagcaactagtgagcgctctaagtgtgtaaaaaaggcttctccgcctacagtgaaggagactctgctagtgtgaTTTCCGaccgctttggattaacaaccccctgggttataaccaagttaaaagtttgtctctcttctatttctactttttatttttattattgttgctatctgtttgagttgaaagacgaggagggtatacttttattcTTTCAAATAATTTATCCCCTTCTTGTcgatctccgctgcaccaacagaataTGAACCTTATATTCATAATTATTCAAGGGGTAATTATTCAAAGGGTTAGttactttatttatttatatctatCAATAGCAGAGGCATGACGTGGTTCTAGCCCAATCTAAGGGAAAGACCAAGCCTAACCTAACGTGGCTTTGTTGACCACAATCCATATTGTACTGAGTTGGGCCGGGCTGTGCCTACACTGTTTTGACATCCTCTTTCTAAGagtaaattatttttctatatttatgGTACCATATCCACATTATCTTCCACAATTAAATATCCACAGATCAAATATTTATATAGCCAACCTATTAAATATCTCATAATATCCTCTTACAATAGGGATATTTGAGATGTAAGATAGGAAAATATCCCTCCAAATATTCTCTGCTCTAAGAATATACAGTATTTTTTCTCAAATATTTATGTTCCTCATATTAATATCATCAATTAAATATCTCATTTTTTGAATATCCtaaatttaataatcaaatattccacaaattaaatatttatgggTCACTTATTAAATATTTCACTATTAAATATTTCAAATTCtacattaaatatattttttattttatttttaaaaataaataaaaaggagaGAAATCACAGTGTATAATTAACTCTATACCCGTAGATCTTCTCCTTaatatatttagaaaaatatcTCTACAATCATCCGAGTAAAATCCTATGGCCCCGTTTGGTAGGAGTGGTAGGATTAACattatgttttcaaaaagtaAATAATATGTTGTTTGGTAGGATGAGTTAGGAGTAGGATTAGGATGGATTGGGAGTGGGATTCATAATCCCTAGACATGAGAAGTGATTATTAATTCTACCTCTAATCCTATTCTATCAACTCATTTCTAATCCTATCACCTCTACTATTAAACAGAGCCATATACCTATAATTTCAAATCTTCTCCATgatatctcttttaaaaatatttataaaaatatctcCTCTAATATCGTCTCCTATGAACGCTCTAAGAGCATTCTCAGTATTTCTCAcgaatatttatatttataatttcaCATCCACATTATCAATTAAATACCTCAGTTTTTTAAAATATCCCAAATTTTACTATCAAACTCCGTGGATTCGCTTCCTGGGGATATTATCCTCCAAATATACCCACCCTACTGGATGCTAATAAATCGAACAGTCAGCCGCAGTTGTTCCAGCCGACGCAGGCCATGCCTCTGCTGAGCCCTAATTCCCTTCTCTCGTCCCCTCTCATCCCAACCATAAATAGCGTTAGGTTTTTTCCCACACGCCGGTCGGGGCTTCTCAATCCGACGACACTTCATCGATTCTACTCTTCGCGTCTCTCCTGGCGGGCATCGTCTCCGATGGCTACTCCCTCATCGCAACACAACGGCGGCGTTCCTGGCGTGGCGGCCTCAAAATCATCTGGTTTTATTATATCTCAGAACGGCGTTCCTGGATCGAGCATggagtcaatttttttttttcatgtgtgATTTTGTTTTTACTCAATAAGTGGTCGGCATTTGCAGCAGATCGGATTGGGGAAATCAAAAGAATTACCAAGGAGACTAACGTACATGTAAATATAAACTTGGATGGCTCAGGTGTCAGTGAATGTAGTACTGGGATTCCTTTTTTGGATCACATGTTGGATGTAAGCATTTCTTACTGTCTAATGTTAATGTGATATATTAACATAAGATAACCAATGCAAAAATTTCTGATCATTTAGTATATACGCATAGTAAGAGGAGCATTTATTTGTGAGTTGTATAAAACCTGTTTGTGATAGACTACACAAAAATATTGATATGACTATACACATGTTAAACCAAGATTCATTGGAGATTTTATACTTAGTTTTGACCTGTTTCTGATGTTGTGGCAAACAATAGATGTATTAAAAGGGCAATGCTAATTCTGTTTCATGAACTTGTCAATCTTCATTATCATTCTTATAATAATATCTCACTGTTCAGTAATGTAAAGTAGATTTGAAGATCACTTTGATTAGCTCGGTTCCCCTTTTTGTTCACCACGTATACAAATTAATTGCAGCAACTAGCATCACATGGATTATTCGATGTGCATGTAAGGGCTACAGGTGACATCCATATTGATGACCACCATACAAACGAAGATGTTGCTCTTGCAATTGGAACggttagaatgatgaacaaatTTTTATCACTAAATTCTTAGAGCTctacaattttcttctatatcaTTCTCGAGTGATTGAATATGCATATTGTTGTCATAGGCGCTACTTCAGGCACTTGGAGACAGGAAGGGAATTTGTAGATTTGGGCATATTGCTGTACCGCTTGATGAAGCTGCTGTCGAAGTGATATTGGTATATTCTTGCACATTGACTTATTTATTTTACAGGTTATTCAAGATCAATGAGATTTTATGTGTATTAGAGTACTGCTTTGCAAAATAGGGTATTTgaatcatggtttaaaatttagTAGTGTGCTAGGGGAAACGGGCTGAATTTGTTGTTCCATCATACCAAGCAGAGGCTGCCGTGATCCCGCGACGACCTCCGTGGGGTCACGGGGGTGTTGcaatccaattttttttttttttaaaaaaatatttttttaaaaaaaatatttaggttaAAAATTGTAttcttaattaatatattatatatttaaaaatatcaaaatcataTTGTCACAATACCGAAAATGGATCATAAATCGAAACATCGATACAACTCGAAATTTTAAACTGTGATTGGAATATACTTTATTTCATGGTTTGGTAATGCCTTAAAAATAAGCTTTATCGCAAGGTATTATTATAATTGAGGTAGATGGTAGTTTGCATGATTCTCTAATTTATGGTGTAAAATTTTGACACCATTATAGTTaaataagtatatgcaatatAGTTATTCAATGTATTGCTATTTAGTATTTAATAGACTATTAGTTCTGCAGCATAGTCatcttagaaagatttttattcTAGTTTCAAGATAAATAAATTGTGCTGACTATTAGTTTCGCAGCACAGTCATGTCTGTTATGaattctcttttcctttttctatgATCCAAGCCAAATATTTCTTTGTTCTCTTCTATATGGACCACTATTGTACCTTTGAATCTTTTGGTGTTTTTTTATCTATTAAGAACCCACACacagtatatttttttttattacattgatatgaataaaaaatataatgTTTCCTGCTTTTAATTGTTGATCTATCCATGGTTGGTCAATCAGGATTTATCCGGTCGTCCTCACTTGAGTTGTGATTTAACCATCCCAACTGAAAGAGTTGGAACATATGACACACAGGTATTTTTAATATACTTTTTCAACTAATAATTGTTTGTTTTTCAAAGTTTTCTTGCTTATTAAACTCAACCATTCTCAACTTTTGTAGAAATGATTTTTCATTGTGCTACCAT from Zingiber officinale cultivar Zhangliang chromosome 6B, Zo_v1.1, whole genome shotgun sequence carries:
- the LOC121992526 gene encoding imidazoleglycerol-phosphate dehydratase 1, chloroplastic-like isoform X3; this encodes MPLLSPNSLLSSPLIPTINSVRFFPTRRSGLLNPTTLHRFYSSRLSWRASSPMATPSSQHNGGVPGVAASKSSADRIGEIKRITKETNVHVNINLDGSGVSECSTGIPFLDHMLDQLASHGLFDVHVRATGDIHIDDHHTNEDVALAIGTALLQALGDRKGICRFGHIAVPLDEAAVEVILDLSGRPHLSCDLTIPTERVGTYDTQRNDLLVLFNALIG
- the LOC121992526 gene encoding imidazoleglycerol-phosphate dehydratase 1, chloroplastic-like isoform X4 → MPLLSPNSLLSSPLIPTINSVRFFPTRRSGLLNPTTLHRFYSSRLSWRASSPMATPSSQHNGGVPGVAASKSSADRIGEIKRITKETNVHVNINLDGSGVSECSTGIPFLDHMLDQLASHGLFDVHVRATGDIHIDDHHTNEDVALAIGTALLQALGDRKGICRFGHIAVPLDEAAVEVILDLSGRPHLSCDLTIPTERVGTYDTQYSETIFLFYSML
- the LOC121992526 gene encoding imidazoleglycerol-phosphate dehydratase 1, chloroplastic-like isoform X1; its protein translation is MPLLSPNSLLSSPLIPTINSVRFFPTRRSGLLNPTTLHRFYSSRLSWRASSPMATPSSQHNGGVPGVAASKSSADRIGEIKRITKETNVHVNINLDGSGVSECSTGIPFLDHMLDQLASHGLFDVHVRATGDIHIDDHHTNEDVALAIGTALLQALGDRKGICRFGHIAVPLDEAAVEVILDLSGRPHLSCDLTIPTERVGTYDTQLVEHFFQSLVNTSGMTLHIRQLAGKNSHHIIEATFKAFARALRQAVEYDLRRGGSVPSSKGVLSRS
- the LOC121992526 gene encoding imidazoleglycerol-phosphate dehydratase 1, chloroplastic-like isoform X2: MPLLSPNSLLSSPLIPTINSVRFFPTRRSGLLNPTTLHRFYSSRLSWRASSPMATPSSQHNGGVPGVAASKSSDRIGEIKRITKETNVHVNINLDGSGVSECSTGIPFLDHMLDQLASHGLFDVHVRATGDIHIDDHHTNEDVALAIGTALLQALGDRKGICRFGHIAVPLDEAAVEVILDLSGRPHLSCDLTIPTERVGTYDTQLVEHFFQSLVNTSGMTLHIRQLAGKNSHHIIEATFKAFARALRQAVEYDLRRGGSVPSSKGVLSRS